One genomic region from Anabaena sp. PCC 7108 encodes:
- a CDS encoding NAD(P)H-quinone oxidoreductase subunit F, whose translation MAQYLLDSVWLIPVYALIGGLLAVPWSPGIIRKTGPRPAGYVNLVMTFFSFFHAVFAFTAIWHQPAQEVFIPWLSTAGLNLTINLEISSVSVGALIVITGLNFLAQIFAIGYMEMDWGWGRFFSLLGLFEAGLCALVLCNDLFFSYVILEVLTLGTYLLVGLWFSQPLVVTGARDAFLTKRVGDLFLLMGVLGIWPLAGTWNYTELAEWAATANVDPTVMTLVCLGLIAGPMGKCAQFPLHLWLDEAMEGPVPSTILRNSVVVASGAWVLIKLQPVFSLSPTVSSAMVAIGAVTAIGASLIAIAQIDIKRCLSYSVSAYMGLVFIAVGTQQDDAAILLVLTHALASALLVMSTGGIVWNNITQDVTQLGGLWTRRPVSGIAFIVGTLGFIGFPPLGSFWALFKLADGLWTTHPVLVGIIVAVNALTAFSLTREFGLIFGGKPKQMSERSPEAHWPMVLPMVILVGFVLHLPLVLQSLSLLPNWTTLNKDIALLLIWSSIFGCSISGVIYLGNIPKPIRLPWKGLQDLLAYDFYTPKLYKITIIFGVAQISKFADMLDRFVIDGIVNLVGLFSLLGGEGLKYSTTGQTQFYAFTILLGVGVLGAWVTWPFWGIQFLDLVF comes from the coding sequence ATGGCTCAGTACTTGCTAGACAGTGTTTGGCTGATTCCTGTTTATGCTTTAATAGGCGGTCTTTTAGCAGTTCCTTGGTCACCGGGAATAATTCGGAAAACGGGACCAAGACCGGCGGGATATGTAAACTTGGTAATGACGTTTTTCTCATTTTTTCATGCTGTGTTTGCTTTCACAGCGATATGGCATCAACCAGCCCAAGAAGTATTTATTCCTTGGTTATCTACAGCAGGCTTAAACCTAACCATTAATTTAGAAATTTCCTCGGTTAGTGTGGGGGCGCTAATTGTCATTACTGGCTTAAACTTCCTGGCGCAGATATTCGCCATTGGTTACATGGAAATGGACTGGGGCTGGGGACGTTTCTTTTCCTTATTAGGATTATTTGAAGCTGGGCTTTGTGCTTTAGTTCTGTGTAATGACTTGTTCTTCAGTTATGTAATCTTAGAAGTTTTGACGCTGGGGACTTACCTGCTAGTTGGTTTATGGTTTAGTCAGCCTTTAGTGGTGACAGGCGCAAGAGATGCGTTTTTAACCAAACGGGTGGGAGACTTGTTTTTGCTTATGGGGGTGTTGGGAATATGGCCTTTAGCAGGAACTTGGAATTATACAGAGTTAGCTGAATGGGCGGCGACTGCGAATGTTGACCCCACGGTGATGACATTGGTATGTTTGGGGTTAATTGCTGGACCAATGGGTAAATGCGCCCAATTTCCGCTGCATTTGTGGTTAGATGAAGCAATGGAAGGCCCTGTACCAAGTACAATTTTACGGAATTCGGTGGTAGTGGCGAGTGGTGCATGGGTGCTGATTAAATTGCAACCTGTGTTTAGCTTGTCCCCCACAGTTTCTTCGGCTATGGTTGCCATTGGGGCGGTGACAGCAATTGGTGCTTCGTTAATTGCGATCGCTCAAATTGACATTAAACGCTGTTTATCTTATTCTGTCAGTGCTTACATGGGCTTAGTGTTTATTGCTGTGGGAACACAACAAGATGATGCAGCAATTTTATTAGTTCTCACCCACGCTTTAGCCTCTGCATTATTAGTAATGAGTACCGGGGGAATTGTTTGGAACAACATTACCCAAGATGTAACTCAATTAGGCGGACTGTGGACACGTCGCCCCGTTTCGGGAATAGCGTTTATTGTTGGGACTTTGGGCTTCATTGGATTTCCCCCCCTAGGCAGCTTTTGGGCATTATTTAAATTAGCCGATGGACTTTGGACAACTCATCCTGTATTAGTGGGAATTATCGTTGCTGTCAATGCTTTAACTGCCTTTAGTTTAACTAGAGAATTCGGTTTAATTTTTGGTGGTAAACCCAAACAAATGAGTGAACGTTCTCCAGAAGCTCATTGGCCAATGGTTTTACCAATGGTAATTTTAGTAGGCTTTGTTTTACATCTGCCTTTAGTATTGCAAAGCTTATCATTACTACCCAATTGGACTACCTTAAATAAAGATATCGCTCTACTTTTAATTTGGTCGAGTATCTTCGGTTGCAGCATCAGTGGCGTGATTTATTTAGGCAATATTCCTAAACCGATTCGTCTGCCTTGGAAAGGATTACAAGATTTACTGGCTTACGACTTTTATACACCCAAACTCTACAAAATCACCATCATTTTCGGTGTTGCCCAAATTTCTAAATTCGCCGATATGCTTGACCGTTTTGTAATTGATGGCATCGTTAATTTAGTTGGTTTATTTTCTCTTCTGGGTGGAGAGGGACTCAAATACAGCACCACTGGACAAACTCAATTTTATGCCTTTACCATCCTGTTAGGAGTTGGTGTGTTAGGCGCGTGGGTAACTTGGCCATTTTGGGGAATACAGTTTTTAGATTTAGTGTTCTAA
- a CDS encoding CO2 hydration protein, whose translation MVQTPEKSTTKLPPSRHEFAEIIHRLEAGGSMLPDTPENLMQIIGIYKAYAVPMDFYWRDLLYIAEREFLNPFAFFKYFLPQEYLDLHNHYAGDDADLRIWRGEATAHPELLAFMEKGETFKMPKLVHHLFHDRINMEFAEACMRAMLWHRKMYAPVNQFDAYLDSEEYKANADKAITAYFKNNPLMLGMYKLFPDMFLEQCRQMSYYSNLGLFWEVMAPVFFEMSDIYDEGGFKGVPDAMDFIVNGIFAIAGRPIYHHIYVDGECYEIIPKSKGFTWLYEAALPYVEAVFYRTAPFRGTKSYNAQAGQVPEDQKDFHYGILYADVFPVGTAGIPPTLLMQDMLHFLPQYLIDYYQKYCRGEEDMLIQLGITFQRSMYNVTSAVIQALRTALLYPLDDTNPKHLQANREFFEMQINRFTRADYNMRDAARLRDIQRQDYR comes from the coding sequence ATGGTACAAACTCCAGAAAAATCAACAACCAAATTACCACCCTCTAGACACGAATTTGCAGAAATTATTCATCGCTTGGAAGCTGGCGGTTCAATGTTGCCAGATACCCCAGAAAACTTAATGCAAATTATCGGTATCTACAAAGCTTATGCTGTACCGATGGATTTCTACTGGCGGGACTTACTTTATATAGCTGAACGTGAGTTTTTGAACCCATTTGCCTTCTTTAAATACTTCCTACCTCAAGAGTATTTAGATTTACATAATCATTATGCTGGTGATGATGCTGATTTAAGAATTTGGCGCGGTGAAGCCACTGCACATCCTGAACTTTTGGCATTTATGGAGAAAGGTGAAACTTTCAAAATGCCCAAATTAGTGCATCATTTATTCCATGACAGAATTAACATGGAATTTGCAGAAGCTTGTATGCGGGCAATGCTGTGGCATCGAAAAATGTACGCCCCAGTAAATCAGTTTGATGCTTATTTAGATTCAGAAGAATATAAAGCTAATGCTGATAAAGCAATTACAGCTTACTTTAAAAATAATCCCCTAATGTTGGGAATGTACAAACTGTTTCCAGATATGTTTTTGGAACAGTGTCGTCAAATGTCTTATTATTCCAATTTGGGATTATTTTGGGAAGTAATGGCACCAGTATTTTTTGAAATGTCTGACATCTACGACGAAGGTGGATTTAAAGGCGTTCCAGATGCAATGGATTTTATAGTAAATGGCATATTTGCTATTGCTGGCCGTCCCATTTATCATCATATATATGTAGATGGCGAATGCTATGAAATCATTCCCAAATCAAAGGGTTTCACCTGGCTATATGAAGCTGCATTACCCTATGTAGAAGCCGTTTTTTACCGGACTGCACCTTTCCGGGGGACAAAATCCTATAATGCCCAAGCCGGACAAGTACCGGAAGATCAAAAAGACTTTCACTATGGTATTCTCTATGCTGATGTGTTTCCTGTGGGAACAGCAGGAATTCCACCCACATTATTAATGCAAGATATGTTGCATTTCTTGCCCCAATATCTGATTGATTATTACCAAAAATATTGCCGGGGTGAAGAGGATATGTTGATTCAGTTGGGGATTACTTTTCAACGTTCCATGTATAATGTCACCTCTGCGGTAATTCAAGCTTTAAGAACTGCGCTTTTGTATCCGTTAGATGATACAAACCCCAAGCATTTACAGGCAAATCGTGAATTTTTTGAAATGCAGATCAATCGCTTTACGCGTGCTGATTATAATATGCGCGATGCTGCTAGGTTACGGGATATTCAAAGACAAGATTATCGATAG
- the murF gene encoding UDP-N-acetylmuramoyl-tripeptide--D-alanyl-D-alanine ligase: protein MPVSATLSQLVEVLLAQPVNLSASALAQLGSGIQTDTRMLQAGQVFVALRGEKFDGHEFVPMAMAFGAIAAIVDYAYENPGFPVLRVKDTLQAYQQIARWWRDSFSIPVIGVTGSVGKTTTKELIAGVLATKGQVHKTYGNFNNEIGVPKTLLGLGTEHDFAVIEMAMRGRGQIAELTQIAKPTIGVITNVGTAHIELLGSEAAIAAAKCELLAEMPANSVAILNHDNPLLMETAAKFWQGKVISYGFSGGDIQGKLIDNEVVELAGIRLPLPLPGRHNATNFLAALAVAQVLEIDWANLQSGVMVNMPTGRCQRFTLPNDVLILDETYNAAPEAMLAALQLLADTPGKRKIAVLGAMKELGERSPQLHQRVGEMVRKLNLDSLLVLVDGQDAQVMVNSAIGIPSECFTNHADLVARLKTFVQEGDRLLFKAAHSVGLDRVVNQLRAEFST from the coding sequence ATGCCTGTTTCTGCCACTCTATCCCAACTGGTTGAAGTCCTGTTAGCCCAACCAGTGAATTTATCTGCATCTGCCTTAGCCCAATTGGGCAGTGGTATTCAAACAGACACCCGGATGTTGCAAGCTGGTCAAGTGTTTGTGGCTTTACGGGGCGAAAAGTTCGATGGACATGAATTTGTGCCAATGGCGATGGCTTTTGGTGCGATCGCAGCAATTGTTGATTATGCTTATGAAAACCCTGGATTTCCTGTATTGCGAGTGAAAGACACTCTTCAGGCATATCAGCAAATTGCTAGATGGTGGCGTGATAGTTTTTCTATTCCTGTGATTGGGGTAACAGGTTCAGTAGGAAAAACGACAACGAAAGAACTCATCGCCGGAGTTTTAGCCACCAAAGGACAAGTTCACAAAACTTATGGGAATTTCAATAACGAAATTGGTGTACCCAAAACTCTCCTCGGACTTGGTACAGAACATGATTTCGCTGTCATAGAAATGGCGATGCGGGGAAGAGGACAAATCGCCGAACTCACACAAATCGCTAAACCAACAATTGGCGTAATTACCAATGTGGGGACAGCACATATTGAATTACTCGGTTCAGAAGCAGCTATAGCCGCAGCTAAATGTGAGTTATTGGCGGAAATGCCTGCTAATAGTGTGGCAATTCTCAATCATGACAATCCCCTGTTAATGGAAACAGCAGCGAAATTTTGGCAGGGGAAAGTTATCAGTTACGGTTTTTCTGGTGGCGATATCCAAGGAAAATTAATTGACAATGAAGTTGTAGAATTGGCAGGAATTCGCTTACCTTTACCCTTACCAGGTCGTCACAATGCTACTAATTTTTTAGCAGCTTTAGCAGTCGCCCAGGTATTAGAAATTGATTGGGCAAATCTACAATCTGGTGTCATGGTGAATATGCCTACAGGTAGATGCCAACGCTTTACTTTACCTAATGATGTTTTAATTTTAGATGAAACCTATAATGCTGCCCCAGAAGCCATGTTAGCGGCGTTGCAGTTATTGGCAGATACTCCTGGAAAGCGAAAAATTGCCGTATTGGGTGCAATGAAGGAATTAGGAGAAAGATCGCCGCAGCTACATCAACGAGTTGGCGAAATGGTGCGAAAATTGAACTTAGATAGTTTGCTAGTTTTGGTGGATGGACAAGATGCCCAAGTTATGGTTAACAGCGCTATAGGTATACCTTCTGAGTGTTTTACTAATCATGCTGATTTGGTAGCCAGATTAAAAACATTTGTGCAAGAGGGCGATCGCTTATTATTCAAAGCAGCCCATTCCGTAGGATTAGATCGGGTAGTCAATCAGTTAAGGGCAGAATTTTCTACCTAG
- a CDS encoding NADH-quinone oxidoreductase subunit M, with protein sequence MLSVLIWIPIISAAIIGFWPGNAIQPSRARLASLTVAGMVLLWNLFILLKFDISYPGMQFQEYLPWNETLGLNYQLGVDGLSILMLVLNSFLTWIAIYSSNKNTERPRLYYSMVLLVSGGVAGAFLAENLLLFFLFYELELIPFYLLICIWGGEKRAYAGIKFLIYTAVSGALILATFLGMVWLTGSHSFAYDAVSTQNISAGMQLLLLGGIVLGFGIKMPLVPFHTWLPDAYVEVSAPIAILLGGVLAKLGTYGLLRFGLGMFPQAWSVIAPSLAIWGAINAIYGAIIAIAQKDIKRMVAYSSIGHMGYILLAAAASTPLSLVGAVAQMFSHGIILAILFHLVGIVEAKVGTRELDKLNGLMSPIRGLPLISALLVLSGMASAGIPGLTGFVAEFISFQGSFSTFPIPTLLCVVASGLTAVYFVILLNRTCFGRLQNNLAYYPQVVWAEKMPALILASVIIFLGVQPTWLVRWSETTTTSMVAVIPTPEKTVISKIALK encoded by the coding sequence ATGCTGAGTGTTTTAATTTGGATACCAATTATATCAGCTGCAATTATTGGGTTTTGGCCTGGTAATGCCATTCAACCAAGTCGCGCCCGGTTAGCATCTTTAACAGTAGCGGGAATGGTATTACTCTGGAATCTATTCATTCTCCTCAAATTTGATATCAGTTATCCAGGGATGCAATTTCAAGAATATTTACCTTGGAATGAAACTCTAGGATTGAACTATCAATTGGGAGTTGATGGGCTATCAATATTAATGTTAGTTTTAAATAGCTTTCTCACTTGGATAGCTATTTATAGTAGTAACAAAAACACCGAACGCCCCCGCCTTTACTACTCGATGGTTTTATTAGTCAGTGGTGGTGTTGCTGGTGCTTTCCTAGCAGAAAATTTACTGCTGTTTTTCCTGTTTTATGAACTTGAATTAATCCCCTTTTATTTATTAATTTGTATTTGGGGAGGAGAAAAAAGAGCTTATGCTGGCATCAAATTTTTGATTTATACAGCAGTTTCTGGGGCTTTGATTCTGGCAACATTCTTGGGTATGGTATGGTTAACCGGTTCTCACAGTTTTGCTTATGATGCCGTTTCTACCCAAAACATTTCCGCCGGAATGCAATTACTGCTTCTAGGGGGAATAGTATTAGGGTTTGGGATCAAAATGCCCTTGGTTCCCTTCCATACATGGCTACCCGATGCTTATGTCGAAGTTTCTGCACCTATCGCTATCTTGCTGGGTGGTGTATTAGCAAAGCTGGGAACCTATGGACTATTGCGGTTTGGACTGGGTATGTTTCCCCAAGCATGGAGTGTGATAGCGCCTAGTTTAGCAATATGGGGCGCTATCAATGCTATTTATGGGGCAATCATAGCGATCGCGCAAAAAGACATCAAGCGCATGGTAGCATATAGTTCCATTGGACACATGGGCTATATTTTACTAGCAGCCGCAGCCAGCACACCTCTATCATTAGTTGGTGCAGTTGCCCAAATGTTCAGTCACGGCATCATACTCGCAATTCTTTTCCATTTGGTAGGTATCGTAGAAGCCAAAGTCGGAACAAGAGAATTAGATAAACTCAACGGTTTAATGAGTCCTATCCGTGGTTTACCTCTCATTAGCGCCCTACTCGTTTTAAGCGGAATGGCTAGTGCTGGTATTCCTGGTTTAACCGGTTTTGTAGCTGAATTTATCTCTTTTCAAGGTAGTTTTTCTACCTTTCCCATTCCCACACTTTTATGTGTAGTTGCATCTGGTTTAACCGCAGTTTATTTTGTTATTCTTCTCAACCGTACCTGTTTTGGTAGACTTCAAAACAATTTAGCCTATTATCCTCAAGTTGTCTGGGCGGAAAAAATGCCCGCTTTAATTTTGGCATCCGTGATCATCTTTTTGGGAGTGCAACCAACTTGGTTAGTGCGTTGGAGTGAAACCACAACTACATCAATGGTAGCAGTCATTCCTACTCCTGAAAAAACTGTAATCTCAAAAATTGCTTTGAAGTAG
- the gyrA gene encoding DNA topoisomerase (ATP-hydrolyzing) subunit A, whose translation MTTSQERIIPTDLRNEMSRSYLEYAMSVIVGRALPDARDGLKPVHRRILYAMHELGLLPDRPFRKCARVVGEVLGKFHPHGDTAVYDALVRMAQDFSMRSPLINGHGNFGSVDNDPPAAMRYTECRLQALTSAALLQDIEAETVDFADNFDGSQQEPTVLPSRIPQLLLNGSSGIAVGMATNIPPHNLGELIDGLVAVIHKPEITDIELMQYIHGPDFPTGALVLGTSAIKEAYTTGRGSITMRGVANIETIEQRNRPEREAIIITELPYQTNKAALIEKIAELVNDKRIEGIADIRDESDRDGMRIVIELKRDAYPRVVLNNLYKQTPLQANFGANMLALVNGEPQVLTIKDFLRVFLDFRIETINRRTRYQLRKAQERDHLLQGLLIALSQLDAIIILIRHAPDAPTAKGELITTYGLSEVQADAILQMQLRRLTALEADKIRLEHEELQNQIADLQDILDRRERVLEIIESEVSQIKTSFATPRRTLITHAEGDLDDLDLIANEKVLILLTKQGYIKRMPVSTFEAQSRATRGKAGAKVKDDDTIEHFLTCCDHDSVLFFSDRGVVYSLRTYQIPLGSRTSRGTPIVQMLPIPKEEKITSIVPVDEFRDDEYLVMLTKGGNIKKTALAAFSNIRANGLIAISLEEGDQLRWVRRARVEDSIIIGSRHGMAIHFRCTHEQLRPLGRATRGVKSMKLKKGDELVGMDILPAAILETLNTETELETEDIIETEDIIETEEITETEDIENNEETIEVANSNSTGPWVLVITMGGYGKRVPVAQFRLQNRAGQGLRATKFKDRKTKDKLATLRIVNNDEEIMMVTNRGIIIRQAVNAISTQSRSATGVRVQRLDEDDAITGVAIVPPDTGDTGELEETE comes from the coding sequence ATGACAACCTCACAGGAGAGGATTATCCCGACGGATTTGCGAAATGAAATGTCGCGGTCTTATCTGGAATACGCCATGAGCGTAATTGTAGGTCGGGCGCTGCCAGATGCAAGGGATGGTCTAAAACCTGTGCATCGTCGCATCCTCTATGCTATGCACGAGTTGGGTTTGCTGCCAGACCGCCCCTTTAGAAAATGCGCCCGTGTGGTGGGGGAAGTACTAGGTAAATTTCACCCTCATGGTGACACAGCGGTGTATGATGCCTTGGTGCGGATGGCGCAGGATTTTTCGATGCGATCGCCCTTAATCAACGGACATGGTAACTTTGGTTCAGTAGATAACGACCCGCCGGCGGCAATGCGGTACACAGAATGTCGCTTGCAAGCCTTAACGAGTGCCGCCCTACTGCAAGATATTGAAGCCGAAACTGTAGACTTTGCCGATAACTTCGATGGTTCTCAACAAGAACCGACAGTTTTACCATCACGTATCCCCCAACTACTGCTAAATGGTTCTTCTGGGATTGCGGTGGGAATGGCGACAAACATTCCTCCTCACAACTTAGGGGAATTGATTGATGGGTTAGTAGCGGTAATTCACAAACCCGAAATTACCGATATTGAGTTAATGCAGTATATCCACGGACCAGATTTCCCAACTGGGGCGCTGGTTTTGGGAACTTCAGCAATTAAAGAAGCTTACACCACCGGGCGCGGTTCTATCACCATGCGCGGCGTTGCCAATATTGAAACCATTGAACAACGAAATAGACCAGAACGGGAAGCAATTATTATCACAGAATTGCCTTACCAAACCAACAAAGCGGCCTTGATTGAAAAAATAGCCGAGTTGGTAAATGATAAACGCATTGAAGGGATTGCAGATATTCGGGATGAAAGCGATCGCGACGGAATGCGAATCGTCATAGAATTAAAACGCGATGCTTATCCCCGCGTTGTTCTCAACAACCTTTACAAACAAACTCCACTCCAAGCCAACTTTGGCGCGAATATGTTGGCCTTGGTGAATGGTGAACCCCAAGTCCTCACCATTAAAGACTTCTTAAGAGTCTTCTTGGATTTCCGCATTGAAACCATTAACAGACGTACCCGTTATCAATTACGGAAAGCACAAGAAAGAGATCATCTTTTACAAGGTTTATTAATTGCTTTATCCCAATTGGATGCAATTATTATCTTGATTCGTCATGCACCGGACGCACCCACAGCTAAAGGTGAGTTAATCACAACTTACGGACTTTCGGAAGTCCAAGCAGATGCAATTTTACAGATGCAACTGCGGCGATTAACAGCCCTAGAAGCCGATAAAATTCGTCTAGAACATGAAGAATTACAAAACCAGATCGCCGACTTACAAGATATCTTGGATAGACGGGAACGGGTGCTAGAAATCATCGAAAGCGAAGTTAGCCAAATTAAAACTAGTTTCGCCACACCCCGACGCACACTCATTACTCACGCGGAAGGGGATTTAGACGATCTTGACTTAATTGCAAATGAAAAAGTCCTGATTCTTCTCACCAAACAAGGTTATATCAAACGGATGCCCGTTAGTACCTTTGAAGCCCAAAGTCGTGCCACCAGAGGCAAAGCCGGCGCTAAAGTCAAAGATGATGATACCATTGAGCATTTCTTAACTTGCTGCGACCATGATAGCGTCTTATTCTTTAGCGATCGCGGAGTCGTCTACTCCCTGAGAACCTATCAAATACCCCTTGGTTCCCGTACCAGTCGCGGTACACCCATCGTCCAAATGTTACCCATTCCCAAAGAAGAAAAAATCACCTCTATCGTACCTGTAGACGAATTTAGAGATGATGAATACTTGGTCATGCTCACCAAAGGCGGTAACATCAAAAAAACCGCATTGGCAGCATTTAGTAACATTCGCGCCAACGGTTTAATTGCCATATCCTTAGAAGAAGGCGATCAACTACGTTGGGTACGGAGAGCCAGAGTAGAAGATAGTATCATCATTGGTTCCCGTCACGGTATGGCGATTCACTTCCGCTGTACTCATGAACAATTGCGCCCTCTTGGTAGAGCGACTCGTGGAGTAAAATCCATGAAACTAAAAAAAGGTGATGAATTAGTAGGAATGGATATTCTTCCAGCCGCTATTCTGGAGACTTTGAATACAGAGACAGAATTAGAAACTGAAGACATCATCGAAACTGAAGACATCATTGAAACCGAAGAAATCACCGAAACTGAAGACATCGAAAATAACGAAGAAACCATAGAAGTAGCCAATAGCAACAGCACTGGTCCTTGGGTTTTGGTGATTACAATGGGAGGATATGGAAAGCGCGTACCAGTTGCACAATTCCGCCTGCAAAACCGGGCTGGACAAGGTTTAAGAGCTACCAAATTCAAAGACCGCAAAACCAAAGACAAATTAGCCACCCTGCGAATTGTCAACAACGACGAAGAAATCATGATGGTCACAAATCGCGGTATTATCATCCGTCAAGCAGTGAATGCAATTTCTACCCAATCGCGTTCTGCTACCGGAGTGAGAGTGCAGCGTTTAGACGAAGATGACGCAATTACAGGAGTAGCAATTGTTCCTCCCGATACTGGTGATACAGGAGAACTAGAAGAAACAGAGTAA
- a CDS encoding histone deacetylase, with the protein MLPIIYSDEFLEHKTGRYHPEKPERLTAIVKALKAGSFTKQIEWLSPTTKPGQMTWIEKVHTATYINKLKEIASTGGGYLDGDTPVSPRSYDVALLAVSAWLDGVDAVLATENPAFVLARPPGHHAESDAGMGFCLFSNAAIASVYALEKPGVNRVAILDWDVHHGNGTQAIVETHSQIAYCSLHQYPAYPGTGKASEKGFHNNVLNLPIPPGSNITEYQPLWESKIIPFLVNFQPDLLIVSAGYDANADDPLANINLRPEDYGLFTEYCLGLTHKILFGLEGGYDLPTLSESVIATIKPCLNCQ; encoded by the coding sequence ATGCTACCAATTATTTATTCTGATGAATTTCTAGAACATAAAACAGGACGCTATCATCCTGAAAAACCAGAACGCTTAACCGCGATTGTTAAAGCTTTAAAAGCTGGGAGTTTTACCAAACAAATTGAATGGCTATCCCCTACCACAAAACCCGGACAGATGACTTGGATAGAAAAAGTCCATACTGCCACATATATTAACAAACTTAAAGAAATTGCTTCCACGGGTGGTGGTTATTTGGATGGAGACACCCCAGTTTCCCCCCGTAGTTATGATGTAGCTTTGTTGGCGGTGAGTGCTTGGTTGGATGGGGTAGATGCTGTTTTAGCCACAGAAAATCCCGCATTTGTATTGGCGCGTCCACCGGGACATCATGCCGAAAGTGATGCTGGGATGGGGTTTTGTTTATTTTCCAATGCGGCCATTGCCTCTGTCTATGCCTTAGAAAAACCGGGAGTTAACCGTGTTGCTATCTTAGACTGGGATGTCCATCACGGTAATGGTACTCAAGCCATCGTAGAAACTCACTCACAAATTGCATATTGTTCTCTACATCAGTACCCAGCTTATCCCGGTACTGGCAAAGCTTCCGAAAAAGGTTTTCATAATAATGTGTTAAATCTACCTATTCCTCCAGGTAGTAATATTACTGAATATCAACCCTTGTGGGAAAGTAAAATCATCCCATTTTTAGTTAATTTTCAGCCAGATTTACTAATTGTCAGCGCTGGTTATGATGCTAATGCGGATGATCCTTTAGCAAATATCAATTTACGTCCAGAAGATTATGGTTTATTTACAGAATATTGTTTAGGCTTAACTCACAAAATCTTATTTGGTTTAGAAGGTGGCTATGATTTACCAACACTATCAGAATCGGTAATCGCTACTATTAAACCCTGTTTAAATTGCCAGTAG